The Clostridiales bacterium DNA window GATTATTTGAGGAATATTTGATAATTCATATAATCTTAATCTTTTATTAATAATTAATTAAAACTTGTATACTATTATAATAATTAGTAAAAATCCTCCTTCTTTTTAATAAAACATATGGAAATAGCCTTTAAAAGGCTATTTGTGTTTTTTGGGGTTTTTTATTTTATATACAAAAATTAAAGGCTCGGAATAAATCCTAAGCCTTTTTTGTTTATTTGTTTTCTTCTTCTGGTTTTAAATTATATTTTTTGATAAACTTTTCAACACGTCCACCCGTATCGACGAGTTTCTGCTTTCCTGTAAAGAAAGGATGGCATTTGGAACAAATTTCAACATGAAGTTCCTTTTTGGTCGAACCAGTTACAAATGTTTCACCACAAGCGCATTTTACGACTGCCTGATAATATTTTGGATGTATTCCTTCTTTCATTGGCTTCACCTCATTTCCTCAACATCAATATATTCCGTCTCCAATAACTAATAAAGTATATCATATAATTTTGTTCAGTTCAATAATAAATTAAATTATTTCTTCGATTCGCAATATGAGTTTATGTTATTTTGAACACTCATTCGCCAGATT harbors:
- the rpmE gene encoding 50S ribosomal protein L31, with translation MKEGIHPKYYQAVVKCACGETFVTGSTKKELHVEICSKCHPFFTGKQKLVDTGGRVEKFIKKYNLKPEEENK